Proteins encoded in a region of the Elizabethkingia bruuniana genome:
- a CDS encoding patatin-like phospholipase family protein produces MEVNKNISLVLSGGGARGLAHIGVIEELERQNFKINSIVGTSMGALVGGIYAMGKLQEFKEWIVKLNRYSFLRLIDFSFKNGGFIKGEKILNILSLAIPGENIEDLKIPFACLATDIQAHQPVYINSGNIYDAIRASIAIPSVFTPVIRDNMVLVDGGVLNNIPIDYAIKTNPEDKILAVNVNARIPFEGKALPTPSSKLGMLRLTNRTISLMIETIGNFNLKEHAPDFMINISRYSCELYEFYKAQSQIEYGRKCAREQLKNYFSQH; encoded by the coding sequence ATGGAAGTCAACAAAAATATATCTTTAGTCCTTTCCGGTGGTGGCGCCAGAGGCCTAGCCCATATAGGTGTTATCGAAGAACTGGAGAGACAAAACTTTAAAATAAACAGTATTGTTGGTACTTCTATGGGAGCTTTAGTTGGAGGAATATATGCCATGGGCAAACTTCAGGAGTTTAAAGAATGGATAGTAAAGCTTAACCGCTATAGCTTTCTGAGACTTATAGATTTTTCATTCAAGAACGGAGGCTTTATTAAAGGTGAAAAAATCTTAAATATCCTAAGTCTAGCCATACCCGGAGAAAATATTGAAGACCTTAAAATTCCGTTTGCATGTCTAGCGACAGACATACAGGCACATCAACCTGTTTATATTAATTCAGGTAATATCTATGATGCTATAAGGGCTTCTATAGCTATACCCTCTGTTTTTACGCCGGTTATAAGAGATAATATGGTTTTGGTAGACGGTGGTGTTCTGAATAATATTCCGATTGATTATGCAATAAAAACGAATCCGGAAGATAAAATTCTTGCGGTAAACGTTAATGCCAGAATTCCTTTTGAAGGAAAAGCACTTCCTACGCCGTCATCTAAGCTGGGAATGCTGAGACTGACGAACCGGACTATATCTTTAATGATTGAAACCATTGGTAACTTTAATCTTAAAGAACATGCTCCTGATTTTATGATTAATATTTCCCGTTATTCCTGCGAATTATATGAATTCTATAAGGCTCAGAGCCAAATTGAATATGGCAGAAAATGTGCTCGGGAGCAGCTGAAAAATTATTTTTCGCAGCACTAA
- a CDS encoding DEAD/DEAH box helicase, with protein sequence MITFEDFELPKNLFSALEQNGITVPTPIQLKSFKPILSGRDVMGIAQTGTGKTLAYLLPVLKMWKYSKADNPTVLVLVPTRELVVQVTEILENLTENMTARVIGIYGGKNINTQKLLFDNGCDILVGTPGRVLDLAIDNAISLKDVRHLVIDEFDEMLNLGFRPQLTHIFEVMRQKRQNILFSATMTEAVDTMLDEYFNGPEEISLAKSGTPLEKITQQGYKVENFNTKINLLKHLLESDESMSKVLVFANNKKHADYLFNTLDELYPDQFDVIHSNKSQNYRLRAMRKFEDAEVRGLITTDVMARGLDISDITHVFNFEVPEVPEQYIHRIGRTGRADKDGTAISFITKKEEALLLEIEVLMNKELQFIDFPEEVTINPKKIESEKEEVKMKNPTKAPDITQGGGAFHEKKDKNKKINLGGPTKRKPPKTKPANRNQQKQKAKRNKR encoded by the coding sequence ATGATAACATTTGAGGATTTCGAATTACCGAAAAATCTTTTTTCGGCATTAGAGCAAAACGGAATAACTGTACCAACTCCTATTCAGCTGAAGAGCTTTAAACCTATTTTGTCGGGACGCGACGTTATGGGGATTGCACAAACTGGTACAGGTAAAACCCTGGCTTATTTGTTACCAGTTCTCAAAATGTGGAAATATTCCAAAGCCGACAACCCGACAGTATTGGTTTTAGTACCTACTCGTGAGCTTGTTGTACAGGTTACGGAAATACTTGAAAACTTAACCGAAAACATGACAGCTCGTGTTATAGGTATTTATGGTGGTAAAAATATCAATACACAGAAATTATTGTTTGATAATGGCTGTGATATTTTGGTAGGAACACCAGGCCGGGTATTGGATTTAGCAATAGATAATGCAATAAGCCTAAAAGATGTACGCCATCTTGTTATTGATGAGTTCGATGAAATGCTGAACTTAGGATTCCGCCCACAGTTAACTCATATCTTTGAAGTTATGCGTCAGAAGAGACAAAATATACTATTCTCTGCAACGATGACGGAAGCTGTTGATACGATGCTGGATGAATATTTTAATGGTCCTGAAGAAATAAGCTTAGCAAAATCCGGGACTCCGCTAGAAAAAATTACTCAGCAGGGATATAAGGTCGAAAACTTCAATACTAAAATCAACTTGTTAAAGCATCTTTTGGAAAGTGATGAAAGCATGTCTAAAGTTTTGGTTTTTGCTAATAATAAGAAGCATGCAGATTATCTTTTCAATACATTAGACGAGTTGTATCCGGATCAGTTTGATGTAATCCACTCTAATAAATCTCAAAACTACAGGCTAAGAGCCATGCGTAAATTTGAAGATGCCGAAGTGCGAGGTCTTATTACAACAGACGTAATGGCACGTGGTCTAGATATTTCAGATATTACCCATGTATTCAATTTCGAAGTTCCAGAGGTTCCGGAACAATATATTCACCGTATAGGTCGTACAGGTCGTGCTGATAAGGATGGTACAGCAATTTCCTTCATTACTAAAAAAGAAGAAGCTTTGCTATTGGAGATCGAAGTTTTAATGAACAAAGAGCTTCAATTTATCGATTTCCCTGAGGAAGTAACGATTAATCCTAAAAAGATCGAATCTGAGAAGGAAGAGGTCAAAATGAAGAACCCTACAAAGGCACCGGATATTACGCAGGGTGGTGGAGCTTTTCATGAGAAGAAGGATAAGAATAAAAAGATTAACCTTGGTGGACCTACTAAAAGAAAACCACCTAAAACAAAGCCTGCTAACAGAAATCAGCAGAAACAAAAAGCCAAAAGAAATAAGAGATAA
- a CDS encoding TonB-dependent receptor, translating to MKKTLLCLGSVFLVSGIVKAQKNVIKVNDSVKQGRLDEVIITATRTPEIIKKTASTVHIINRKEIEEQAAISPDLSNILAYQVPGLAFGNNLVGNRGQTLRGRNVLIMIDGIPQSSPLRNNDREIRSIDPSVLERIEVVKGATSIYGNGAEGGIINYITQKDNSKKPISGKTVLGFTGHELFNNKMFKSEGGAGYRVSQSFYGKLGKFDYLVNGTFTENGVKIDGEGLVQNPRYGLGETKVNNAFAKLGYSFNDKSRIELMYNYYSSLQDSKYILDKGKYGERPSTGKIGEGLGVKEGTKYNHNAYLKYTNTSIFRNTSFNASVYFQDFYTIYDYREAPRWKTGGQSAILEKKYGFRTDFNTEFRKDGILKASLTYGIDLLNEHTTQPLVDGRVWVPELNMMAFAPFIQSKLYLTEDLTVKMGSRWDLMNIKVPDYTTLPSGKDSAFNVQGGSLKYKNFSYNAGLSYTAFSYFQPFTSYSRGFNIYDLGRVLRDAKSNVLNEINTEPVEVDSYEIGFNSKIGKIIDFSASYFYNYSKLGADLVSVNGFWTPLRAPQYISGVDLVMNIYPTKGLNIGVNYTYQEGKVDVNNDNTYQKYLSGLRIAPPRLNSYVKWISDDKKLNLGVYHMHSFKRDRFSPDKSGKYEEGEGPVESFNLFNFQGSYKFNQFIMLGLGVENLFDKTYFTPTSMYTARDAEYVRGNGRYYTLTLSFRY from the coding sequence ATGAAAAAAACACTACTATGCTTAGGGAGTGTATTCCTTGTATCGGGAATTGTAAAAGCTCAGAAAAATGTTATTAAAGTAAATGATTCTGTTAAACAAGGAAGGCTTGATGAAGTCATTATAACAGCAACCAGAACACCAGAGATAATAAAAAAAACAGCATCAACAGTACACATTATCAACCGTAAAGAAATTGAAGAACAAGCTGCAATTTCTCCGGACCTTAGTAATATCCTTGCTTATCAGGTTCCCGGATTAGCATTTGGAAATAATCTGGTCGGAAACAGAGGACAAACATTGCGGGGGAGAAATGTATTGATAATGATAGACGGAATTCCACAATCCAGCCCACTCCGGAATAACGACAGAGAGATCAGAAGTATAGATCCTTCTGTACTTGAGAGAATTGAAGTTGTTAAAGGAGCTACATCTATTTATGGAAATGGTGCAGAAGGAGGGATTATTAATTATATAACTCAAAAAGATAATTCAAAAAAGCCAATATCTGGAAAAACTGTCTTGGGATTTACGGGGCATGAATTATTCAATAACAAGATGTTTAAATCCGAAGGAGGAGCTGGATATAGAGTGTCACAGAGTTTTTATGGAAAGCTGGGCAAATTTGATTATCTGGTAAATGGAACTTTCACAGAGAATGGCGTTAAGATAGATGGAGAAGGTTTAGTCCAAAACCCCAGATATGGACTTGGTGAAACAAAAGTGAATAACGCCTTTGCAAAATTGGGTTATTCCTTCAATGATAAAAGCAGAATAGAATTGATGTATAACTACTATTCCAGTTTGCAGGATTCCAAATATATCCTGGACAAAGGAAAGTATGGTGAAAGACCATCAACGGGTAAAATAGGAGAGGGTCTTGGTGTAAAAGAAGGAACTAAATATAATCATAACGCTTATTTGAAATATACCAATACTTCTATATTTCGTAATACATCATTCAATGCATCCGTTTATTTTCAAGACTTTTATACAATTTACGACTACAGAGAAGCACCTCGTTGGAAAACAGGTGGCCAATCTGCAATTCTGGAAAAGAAATATGGCTTTCGTACCGACTTTAATACAGAATTCAGAAAAGACGGTATATTAAAAGCTTCTCTTACTTATGGTATTGATTTACTGAATGAACATACTACACAGCCATTAGTAGATGGCAGAGTATGGGTTCCTGAGTTGAATATGATGGCGTTTGCACCTTTTATACAAAGTAAACTATATCTTACAGAAGATTTAACAGTAAAAATGGGAAGCCGCTGGGATTTAATGAATATAAAAGTTCCGGATTATACAACGCTTCCTTCCGGAAAAGACAGTGCTTTTAATGTACAGGGAGGAAGTCTGAAGTATAAAAATTTCTCATACAATGCCGGACTTAGTTATACTGCCTTTAGCTATTTCCAGCCTTTCACTTCTTATTCCAGAGGATTTAATATTTATGATCTTGGGCGTGTATTAAGAGATGCTAAAAGCAATGTGCTAAACGAAATTAATACAGAACCCGTTGAAGTAGACAGCTATGAAATAGGTTTCAATAGTAAAATAGGGAAAATTATAGACTTTTCTGCAAGTTATTTTTATAATTACTCTAAGCTTGGAGCTGATTTAGTTTCTGTGAATGGTTTTTGGACACCATTGCGGGCACCACAATATATTAGCGGAGTAGATCTTGTCATGAATATTTATCCGACAAAAGGATTGAATATAGGGGTGAATTATACTTATCAGGAAGGTAAAGTAGATGTAAATAATGATAATACCTATCAAAAGTATCTGAGTGGATTAAGGATTGCTCCGCCAAGACTAAATTCTTATGTTAAATGGATATCAGATGATAAAAAATTGAATTTGGGTGTATATCATATGCACTCATTCAAAAGGGATCGGTTTTCTCCAGATAAATCCGGGAAATATGAAGAAGGTGAAGGACCTGTGGAATCTTTCAATCTGTTCAATTTTCAGGGAAGTTATAAATTTAATCAGTTTATAATGTTAGGGTTGGGAGTAGAAAACCTGTTTGATAAAACTTATTTTACCCCTACATCCATGTACACTGCAAGAGATGCTGAATATGTCAGAGGTAACGGAAGATATTATACATTGACACTGAGTTTCAGATATTAA
- a CDS encoding ABC1 kinase family protein, translated as MLNKQQRKLKRTSRLISVLAKYGFKDIVSRIGGQNDQKTNFSDESNTQNTVYERIRMALEELGPSFVKIGQAFSNREDMLPKEMIAELQNLQDRVEVQDLDLDSVLEEQLSINILDIFQSLDRKPIASASIAQVYKGILKDGSPVVLKVKRQGIQEVIEDDLLLMKDLAKILNTYFEFAQHLDLNKAIATFEKSLLTELSLVQEKENIQKFAFNFKNNKNTYVPKVYEELSNNEVLCMEFIDGVKVTDLEGLKSYELNPEIIADRGLQLFLAQILDYGFFHADPHAGNILVKPDGRVVFIDLGATGTIFPQDKELLENFIINFISKRPRKLIEVIKKMAVEIDIKDERKLENDLQEVLDFVHSASLENIDAGFILNKLRAILMENKVNMPEYFYLLVRGISLIESVGRKINPNMDLVKSIEPYVKKIMLKRISPGYLYNKGIKRVEEITEHIDVLPREISSVLLKANEGSLILNTEVKNLPKTNNIIQRGFQDLILALILCANMVATAILWVGKAEPLVGNISVLGIIGIVINIIIIFILVLRILRKR; from the coding sequence ATGCTAAACAAACAACAGAGAAAGCTAAAACGCACAAGCCGCCTTATCTCGGTTCTTGCTAAATACGGTTTTAAAGATATTGTGTCCAGAATTGGAGGGCAGAATGATCAGAAAACAAATTTCTCTGATGAGTCGAATACACAGAATACTGTATACGAACGTATTCGTATGGCATTAGAAGAATTAGGCCCCTCCTTTGTTAAAATAGGTCAGGCTTTCAGTAACCGGGAAGATATGCTTCCTAAAGAAATGATTGCTGAACTACAAAACCTACAAGACAGGGTAGAAGTACAGGATCTTGATCTTGATTCCGTACTGGAAGAACAGCTGAGTATTAATATTTTAGATATATTCCAGTCTTTAGACAGGAAACCTATTGCTTCTGCTTCAATTGCGCAGGTTTATAAAGGTATATTGAAAGATGGAAGTCCTGTAGTATTAAAAGTAAAGAGACAGGGAATTCAGGAAGTTATTGAAGATGATTTATTACTCATGAAAGATCTGGCAAAAATTCTCAATACTTATTTTGAATTTGCTCAGCATCTGGATCTGAATAAAGCAATTGCTACGTTTGAAAAATCATTGCTTACTGAACTTTCCTTGGTACAGGAAAAAGAGAATATCCAGAAGTTTGCTTTTAACTTTAAAAATAATAAGAACACTTATGTTCCCAAAGTTTATGAAGAACTGAGTAATAACGAGGTACTTTGTATGGAATTCATAGACGGGGTAAAAGTTACAGATCTGGAAGGATTAAAGAGCTATGAGCTGAACCCTGAGATTATTGCTGACAGAGGGCTTCAGTTATTTCTTGCTCAAATTCTGGATTATGGCTTCTTTCATGCAGATCCGCATGCTGGGAATATTTTAGTAAAGCCGGATGGGAGAGTTGTTTTTATAGATCTTGGAGCAACAGGAACTATTTTTCCTCAGGATAAGGAATTATTAGAAAATTTTATCATCAATTTCATTTCGAAAAGACCTAGAAAACTTATTGAAGTCATAAAAAAAATGGCTGTTGAAATAGATATTAAAGATGAACGTAAGCTGGAAAATGATCTTCAGGAGGTATTAGATTTTGTACATAGTGCATCTCTGGAAAATATTGATGCAGGCTTTATTCTGAATAAGCTGCGCGCTATTCTGATGGAAAACAAAGTCAATATGCCCGAATATTTTTATCTTCTGGTACGTGGGATAAGTCTTATAGAAAGTGTAGGGCGAAAAATAAATCCCAATATGGATTTAGTAAAAAGTATAGAGCCTTATGTAAAGAAGATTATGTTGAAGCGCATCAGCCCTGGCTATCTTTATAACAAGGGAATAAAAAGAGTAGAAGAGATTACTGAGCATATTGACGTATTACCCCGCGAAATTAGTAGTGTTTTATTGAAAGCGAATGAAGGAAGCCTTATCTTAAATACAGAAGTTAAAAACCTTCCTAAGACCAATAATATTATACAAAGAGGGTTTCAAGATCTTATTCTTGCACTTATCCTTTGTGCCAATATGGTTGCTACAGCTATTTTGTGGGTAGGGAAGGCAGAGCCATTGGTTGGTAATATTTCAGTATTGGGTATTATTGGTATTGTGATTAATATCATTATCATTTTTATTCTGGTCCTAAGAATATTAAGAAAAAGATAA
- a CDS encoding helix-turn-helix domain-containing protein, whose protein sequence is MDCEIKYSEENDNLRTASPVKNNYYTILICCKGFAHVQIGYHEFELNPGAIAILEPDLIFSIQNLSADLKVQQIFFKKNFLQKMFFKEDIINELLSLNPKYPPVYDLNDHSESVATKFTQIKNELESKHAYHQDMVRLILTEILYEYNRACEYCLLGFEKNMNRNYQLTYEFKKLVDEHFTQWNSVSAYASHIGISAKHLSEVIKEETGNTALQIIHERLLLESQYLLKHTTLSIKECAYILGFDTASYFSRFFKNHMMCSPADYRHSP, encoded by the coding sequence ATGGATTGCGAGATAAAATATTCAGAGGAAAATGATAATTTACGAACCGCTTCACCTGTAAAAAATAATTATTACACTATACTTATCTGTTGCAAAGGCTTTGCACATGTACAAATTGGGTATCATGAATTTGAATTAAATCCAGGCGCTATTGCAATTTTGGAACCAGATCTGATATTCTCAATACAGAATCTATCCGCTGATCTAAAGGTTCAGCAAATATTTTTCAAGAAAAACTTTCTTCAGAAAATGTTTTTTAAAGAAGATATCATCAATGAACTCCTTTCTTTAAACCCAAAATACCCACCAGTATATGATTTAAATGATCATTCTGAATCGGTAGCTACAAAATTTACGCAAATAAAAAATGAGTTGGAGTCTAAGCATGCATATCACCAGGATATGGTCAGACTTATTCTTACAGAAATATTGTATGAATATAACAGAGCCTGTGAATATTGTCTTTTAGGATTTGAGAAAAATATGAATAGAAACTACCAGCTAACTTATGAATTTAAAAAACTGGTTGATGAGCATTTCACTCAATGGAACTCAGTCAGTGCCTATGCTTCACACATAGGAATTTCAGCTAAACATCTCAGTGAAGTCATAAAAGAAGAAACTGGAAATACAGCTCTGCAAATTATTCATGAAAGGCTTTTACTGGAAAGTCAATATCTTTTGAAACATACCACCCTCTCCATAAAAGAATGCGCCTATATTCTGGGATTCGATACTGCATCTTATTTTTCTCGTTTTTTCAAAAATCATATGATGTGCTCACCTGCTGATTACAGACATAGTCCGTAA
- a CDS encoding MFS transporter, translating to MNNSNNENMDIQNAGWGALFSNGNGLKATVLALGVMLHATNVYLATTIMPSIIKEIGGLEYYAWNTTIFVVASVIGSVISANKIAKLGPLKAYQTGIIIFSIGTLICSLAPAMHILIFGRFVQGLGGGLLFALSYAMIRLIFNKNLWPRAMALVSGMWGVAAFSGPFLGGIFAEYKSWRWAFGSLLIICLFIFIVASIVLPKEKNAKNIPLVPYTKLLLLCLAALAVSIGSVPKNVYANIAGVTISVLFLILLVIAESKQKTRLLPSGGYKISFPLGSKYAIMALLTIATAIEIYVPYFAQIIYKFTPLESGYLTVLVAAGWTLSSIIFSGYKGHSVNRLIYTGSFIMFIGLFGLCYNSLNSALSPVINISLNCIFLLAIGMGIGMGWPHLLTGVFSLSPVGEEDLTSASVTTVQLMATTFGAALAGLVTNIGGISSPGGIIGAESASIYLYGFFSITPLIALFILYFSKKEKDRF from the coding sequence ATGAATAATTCAAACAACGAAAATATGGACATTCAAAATGCTGGTTGGGGAGCTCTCTTTTCTAACGGAAACGGATTAAAAGCAACTGTTCTGGCATTAGGTGTAATGCTTCATGCTACAAATGTTTATTTAGCAACTACGATTATGCCCTCTATTATAAAAGAAATTGGAGGATTAGAATATTACGCTTGGAATACTACTATATTCGTTGTTGCATCTGTTATTGGTTCTGTTATTTCGGCAAATAAAATTGCAAAGTTAGGACCACTAAAAGCCTATCAGACGGGTATTATTATTTTTTCTATCGGAACCTTAATTTGTTCTCTGGCACCCGCAATGCATATTCTTATATTTGGCAGATTTGTGCAAGGCCTTGGTGGAGGTTTGCTATTCGCTCTGTCTTATGCCATGATTAGACTCATATTCAATAAAAATCTGTGGCCTCGTGCTATGGCTCTTGTTTCAGGAATGTGGGGTGTTGCTGCTTTTTCAGGACCTTTTCTTGGAGGTATCTTTGCCGAATATAAAAGTTGGAGATGGGCTTTTGGTTCTTTATTAATTATTTGTCTTTTCATATTCATCGTTGCAAGTATTGTTTTGCCGAAAGAAAAGAATGCTAAAAATATTCCACTGGTTCCTTATACCAAATTACTATTGCTTTGTTTGGCTGCATTAGCTGTATCTATAGGAAGTGTTCCTAAAAATGTCTATGCAAATATTGCTGGTGTCACGATTTCTGTATTATTTCTAATCTTACTCGTTATAGCAGAAAGCAAGCAAAAGACACGCTTGCTTCCCTCCGGAGGATATAAAATATCTTTTCCTCTCGGTTCAAAATACGCTATCATGGCTCTTTTAACTATTGCAACTGCTATTGAGATTTATGTACCTTATTTTGCACAAATTATATACAAATTTACACCTTTAGAATCTGGATACCTAACTGTCTTAGTCGCTGCTGGATGGACTTTATCATCAATAATATTCTCCGGATACAAAGGACATTCTGTTAACAGACTTATATATACAGGCTCCTTTATAATGTTTATCGGCCTATTTGGCCTTTGCTACAACTCATTAAACAGTGCCCTATCACCTGTTATAAATATAAGTCTTAACTGTATCTTTTTATTAGCCATCGGAATGGGTATAGGAATGGGATGGCCACATCTGTTAACTGGTGTATTCTCTTTATCTCCGGTTGGTGAAGAGGATCTTACATCAGCATCTGTAACAACAGTACAGTTAATGGCTACAACATTTGGAGCTGCACTGGCAGGGTTGGTAACCAATATCGGAGGAATCTCAAGTCCTGGAGGTATTATCGGAGCAGAGAGTGCATCTATTTATCTTTATGGATTCTTTTCCATAACGCCATTGATAGCGCTCTTTATACTTTATTTTTCAAAAAAAGAAAAGGACAGATTCTAA
- the guaA gene encoding glutamine-hydrolyzing GMP synthase, whose protein sequence is MERGIIILDFGSQYNQLIGRRVREMGVYSEIIPYYTPLEEIKERNPFGIILSGGPSSVNAEDAHLVSKEIFELGIPVLGICYGMQLTAHLLGGKVAKGVKGEYGKAELEIVKACSLFDGVKERSIAWMSHFDEVETAPQGFDIVAKSGVIAGMANEDKKIFTVQFHPEVSHTEEGSKMLENFVLNICQSERSWKLTNYIERTVAEIKEKVGSQKVILGLSGGVDSSVAAVLIHKAIGDQLTCIFVDTGLLRKDEAKKVMENYGQHFHMNIKLVDAADRFLSKLAGVDDPEQKRKIIGNEFIAVFDEESHKIEGAKFLAQGTIYPDVIESQSVKGPSAVIKSHHNVGGLPEEMDFELLEPLRELFKDEVRRVGEELGIPHHLVYRHPFPGPGLGIRVLGAVDVEKVRILQEADDIFIEELYKNDLYEKVSQAFVVLLPVKSVGVMGDERTYEYTAVVRSANTIDFMTATWSKLPYEFLETVSNRIINEVRGINRVAYDISSKPPATIEWE, encoded by the coding sequence ATGGAAAGAGGAATTATTATTTTAGACTTCGGTTCACAATACAACCAGTTAATCGGAAGAAGAGTAAGAGAGATGGGAGTGTATTCTGAAATCATCCCTTACTACACGCCATTGGAAGAAATTAAAGAAAGAAATCCTTTCGGTATTATTCTTTCAGGAGGACCTTCTTCTGTAAATGCAGAAGATGCACATTTGGTTTCAAAAGAAATTTTCGAATTAGGAATTCCTGTTTTAGGGATTTGCTATGGAATGCAGTTAACAGCTCACCTTTTAGGAGGTAAAGTTGCTAAAGGTGTAAAAGGAGAATATGGAAAAGCTGAATTGGAGATTGTAAAAGCATGTTCTTTATTCGACGGAGTAAAAGAAAGATCTATAGCATGGATGAGCCATTTTGACGAAGTAGAAACTGCTCCTCAAGGATTCGATATCGTTGCTAAATCCGGTGTTATTGCCGGAATGGCAAATGAAGATAAAAAAATCTTTACTGTTCAGTTCCACCCTGAAGTTTCTCACACAGAGGAAGGAAGCAAGATGCTGGAGAACTTTGTTCTGAACATCTGCCAATCTGAAAGAAGCTGGAAACTGACTAATTATATTGAAAGAACAGTTGCTGAGATTAAAGAAAAAGTAGGCAGCCAGAAAGTAATCCTTGGACTTTCAGGAGGTGTAGATTCTTCTGTAGCAGCAGTACTTATCCATAAAGCTATCGGGGATCAGTTGACTTGTATTTTTGTAGATACAGGGCTTCTGAGAAAAGATGAGGCGAAGAAAGTAATGGAAAACTACGGACAGCATTTCCACATGAACATTAAACTGGTAGATGCTGCAGACAGATTCTTGTCTAAGCTGGCTGGTGTTGATGATCCTGAACAAAAAAGAAAGATTATCGGAAACGAGTTTATCGCTGTTTTCGATGAAGAATCTCATAAAATTGAAGGTGCAAAATTCTTAGCACAGGGAACTATCTATCCTGATGTTATCGAATCTCAGTCTGTAAAAGGACCTTCTGCAGTAATCAAGTCTCACCACAATGTTGGTGGTCTTCCAGAGGAAATGGATTTCGAATTACTAGAACCGCTAAGAGAGCTATTCAAAGACGAAGTAAGAAGAGTAGGAGAGGAACTAGGTATTCCTCACCACTTGGTATACAGACACCCGTTTCCAGGTCCTGGATTAGGTATCCGTGTTCTTGGAGCAGTAGATGTAGAGAAAGTAAGAATCCTTCAGGAAGCTGATGATATCTTCATCGAGGAATTGTACAAAAATGATCTGTACGAAAAAGTATCTCAGGCTTTCGTAGTATTACTTCCTGTAAAATCTGTAGGAGTAATGGGTGATGAGAGAACTTATGAATATACAGCTGTTGTACGTTCTGCTAATACAATAGACTTTATGACGGCTACATGGAGCAAGCTTCCTTATGAATTCCTGGAAACTGTTTCCAACAGAATTATCAATGAGGTAAGAGGCATTAACCGTGTTGCTTACGATATTTCAAGCAAACCACCTGCAACAATCGAGTGGGAATAA